The DNA region AGAAAGCTTAGTCCTTAAGCTTTATCACTTTTAGTATGTTACGTTATAAGTGACGTCTTCCGTTCATCTTACagtttgttaaaatttattattagttttcATAATTACACTCAACTTGCACGCCCGGCCCAACTCTAGAATTTAGTGACGAAGTTCTTTGTTCATCTGAGAGTCCTGTTAAAACTTATTATTAGTCTTTAGAATTGCTAACAGATTGGTGTTAGAAATGGAGTTTCACATTCTATCCTCTTCTTACTCTCAAATCATTGGTGGAACGGTATCATATGACCTAACTACAAAGGTAAAAACGTCGGATGAaaccaacaaaaagaagaaaatataataataataataataatggaaaggATAAATATAGGGAGTAAGGGAGGGGAAAGTAGGTTGAGTAGTGCGAAAGAGAGAACACGTGGGCTTCCATGGCAAACTTAGCAGACGTGAGAGAGTTGAGAGTTAGTCTAGGTACACTTGGTGGATGAGCTCAGCATGACGCGCGTTATCCTCAACTGTCTTGACCAGAGAAAAACGAGGCgcaacaaaacaaaatcatttttcgtaacagatttgtgaattgtgaattgtgaatcCCCCCGCATTCACACTAAGTAGACTCACCGGACCAACCATATTTACTTCACCTTTAACCTCGGTATCCATATTTACTTGACGTCACAAGATAAAGTTTAAACATCATCACTAAACTTGATGGGGCCGCCAACCGTATACTCAACCATACCATTAATTCTCTTCTATCAATTTATAAAATGCACTGTGTATTAATTTACATCTATATGCGCATTTCATTATCACTTTACATACCACCTTATAATTACCAAAATTTCAGTTTACATCTATATGCGCATTTCATTATCACTTTACATACCACCTAACCACCTTATAATTGCCAAAATTTcaaatgcattaatttattaaacTTAATGCTGTTAATAATCCTGTACTACTTTATACTCTAGCAGAGTTTAAATCTTGTAAACACCCTCTTGATGGATACTATACAAAAACAGAGTTTATCCTATGCACACCCCTAACGAATGACTGTTAGTTTCCTCGTCACCCACAGGAACAGagtttacccaaaaaaaaaaaaaagaatatggaGAGTAATTATACATTACAAGTAgtcatatacaaaatttgataCTGAGTAACATATTCTACTTTTTAGTCTCAAAATCTTGTTTGCAGCTGCAGATACTGCTTCTGCTGCCTATGAGAATGCGTAAAAGACGGCTAATTTGAAACATATGAGAGGGCATACCTAAATCACTGGTTCCAACGGAGTCTTACGCTTTTCTGAAATCATGGTTTTTGATGTTGTCCCTGCCGTTGGAAGCTCCAGACCTTCCTTACTATCTCGGCATTTTCGCAAGGCGGCTCTTATCTCGTTTAACAGTTCCTCAACTCTAATCCCTTTCCTGCAAGGCCAATGGATACAAACCATTGAGGACCACTGCcgtcttttatattttaaaaaatatcccATTGATTAAATATTCAGCACGTGAACACAGACACTGAGAAATATGATTTCATGGCAAAAAGAATATTtcaatacaattttttaaagcaaaaaaaGCATGTCTTTTGTATGTTGTCAATGAGAGACTATGTAGATATGAACTCTGGGCTCAGAGTTCAGACACCTCAGCAAATACAAAACTAAACTGAAAACAGCTATTGATAAAAAGCcttaaattttagtgtttcttgaaaaaaataagTTTCTGTACTCTTATCTAGCATTAAAACCCTTCCCTTCTGtctttcccttttttttcttttttcattttcagctTTTGGCCCAGCTTATGCTTTTTGGAGTGGATAAGCAAAGGAGCTTGGGTAAACAAGCACTCAACTGTGAAATAGAGACAGTTATTATGATTTCAAAACCATGAAATGCCTATGTACATAAATGCATGAGAAAACCATAAACAGAAAAGTCAAATCTGTAAATGCAGAAATACTCTGCTATGCTTAGATATGTAGTCCATCTACCATCAAGTCATAGGCAAAAGAGACTGATGAACTTACAAAACACTGGTGCCAACAACAGCAAGCGGGCGTGGAtactcttcaatttttttaacacGTTCCTTATCAGAGATTTGGGAAGAATGCTCATCCTCTTGATCCTCATCAGTAGAGAGGTTTTGATTGCCTGCTGAGCTTGGTTCAGCCAGTGAAGCTAATCTATCATACCCAATGCGGTAAATCTCTTCGGTTATATGAGGAAGTCTATGCATTGCCTGCAATTGGTATGATAAatgtatatttacatatatgtgtgtatatgagTTAGAAAAACTAATATGGTTTGCTGAAAAACAATTCCACTGTTGTGTAACCTGATACCTTCAAATAGAACTATAGAACTTACCTCAGGTTTATCAATCTTATTCAGAACAACAATGTATGGTCGTTCAAGGTAATCAGGATTGTACATACGCAACTCCTGCAGATGAATGTAGTGAAGAGATATTCAACAGAATTTCATTAATAGCAAGGGGCAAAAGGAAGAAAGGAGCAGGGGTGTTCAATTTTACGGCCAGAAATCATTAGCAGAAGGCATGAGTACATCTTTCCACACAGCACAAAACAAAACTTTACTGATGGTCAGGGTTAAACATACTTCTTTTACTGTTCTGTAATCATTTACAGGGTCCTCAGCAGCCGCGTCAACGACATGGACTAACATGCGAGTCCTCCTCAAGTGTCTCAGAAAGTTGCGTCCGAGGCCCTACAAAATGGTAATATCATTGATTAGTTATTTGAATTTCTTCACATAACTGTGACAGGTGTATGATGAAAACAAATCTAAAAACAAGGAAACCAGTCAAAAGTCCAAATTACCTTTCCTAAATGAGCACCTTCAATAAGACCAGGCAAATCTGCTAGAGTTGCTTCAGAGGAAAACTCTGCTGCCCCTAGGCTCGGGTCACCATCAAGGCGCCCAAGATTTGGCATCAAAGTTGTGAATGGATAATTAGCGATTTCTGGTTTTGCAAGTGTAATGGCTGCTAACAGAGTTGATTTCCCAGCATTTGGAAGTCCCTGGAAATATTGAAAGAGCAGATTATGAAAATTTGTTGACACTTTTAGTCCAGTATGAATCAAACAGgcatattttctaattttcacaACAAAATCAACAGGCTAAAACAGATCTTACAAGGATACTAGGATAGTTcagcaaaataaaataaaacaaatcactAATGGATCATGTTACTTGAACCATAGATACTTTAATACAAAGATAAATCTAGAGAGATAATGATGAAATTCAttgttgaaaggaaaaaaaaatactagtaaaaatGATACTTACAATAAGACCAACATCAGCAACAACTCTTAGTATTAACTGCAAGCTCACCTCCTCTCCAGGCTGACCAAGTACTAAAACCTATAACATAGTGAGTAGATGTCATGCAAACAAGCTAAGGGCAAAAATACCAACTTTGACTGCATATTCTATATTTACCTTGTCATTTTCATCTCTCATCACATTTGTGGttaaatttgtcattttttttcttttgtactCTGGAATTTCTAACAGGCTAATCTGCCACAAATAAAGCAGATAAGTCaaattgaaaactaaaattaaaagttcTAACATATGCTTGAATAATAAAGGTAGAagtatttttctatatttaatgCTTCTTTTTGGTGGTTTGGACTTTGGATGGGGGAGAAAGCTGCAGGTTGTCAAC from Ipomoea triloba cultivar NCNSP0323 chromosome 6, ASM357664v1 includes:
- the LOC116021878 gene encoding probable GTP-binding protein OBGC2, translated to MLCFNSPHCSSSLLNLKFSDSTAKESLFPSSRHLLHFPNSVSQKRSWCQHRFYILKCTLARVKKPPSPTPDSLIREPHKYFDQVFITVRSGDGGHGAILSMPNQGSPSKSSGKVNKEKIKKKPAYKRDFDGSLILPIGGHGGDVVIYADESKDTLLEFHKKSRYNAKRGGNVDSMGMLTSQVHDGLAAPTLRIPVPVGTVVKHKRGKLLADLACPGQEILVARGGQGGISLLEIPEYKRKKMTNLTTNVMRDENDKVLVLGQPGEEVSLQLILRVVADVGLIGLPNAGKSTLLAAITLAKPEIANYPFTTLMPNLGRLDGDPSLGAAEFSSEATLADLPGLIEGAHLGKGLGRNFLRHLRRTRMLVHVVDAAAEDPVNDYRTVKEELRMYNPDYLERPYIVVLNKIDKPEAMHRLPHITEEIYRIGYDRLASLAEPSSAGNQNLSTDEDQEDEHSSQISDKERVKKIEEYPRPLAVVGTSVLKGIRVEELLNEIRAALRKCRDSKEGLELPTAGTTSKTMISEKRKTPLEPVI